In a single window of the Luteolibacter yonseiensis genome:
- a CDS encoding dihydrofolate reductase family protein: protein MKTQYYTATSLDGFLATEDDSLEWLFPLGNINDSSYPEFIGEVGALAMGSSTYEWMLRHAEQVTAETGSPWPYSQPVWVFTSRPLSPVEGADIRFVKGDVRLVYSQMREAAAGKNIWVVGGGDLAGQFHDAGLLDEIIVQVGSATLGKGKPLFPRRVLSPVLRLVSVRQMGSGMAELRYEVAGKTGEDDTLTTP from the coding sequence TGATGGATTTCTCGCCACCGAGGATGATTCGTTGGAATGGTTGTTTCCGCTGGGGAACATCAATGATTCCAGCTATCCCGAATTCATTGGAGAAGTGGGGGCGTTGGCGATGGGTTCCTCCACTTATGAGTGGATGCTGCGCCATGCCGAGCAGGTCACGGCGGAAACAGGATCTCCCTGGCCCTACAGCCAACCGGTGTGGGTGTTCACAAGCCGCCCGCTTTCTCCGGTCGAAGGAGCGGACATCCGTTTTGTGAAAGGAGATGTGAGGCTGGTTTATTCACAAATGCGGGAGGCCGCGGCTGGGAAAAACATCTGGGTCGTGGGAGGTGGGGATCTGGCCGGGCAATTTCACGATGCGGGCCTGCTGGATGAAATCATTGTCCAAGTGGGTTCGGCGACTTTGGGCAAGGGAAAGCCCTTGTTTCCCCGCCGGGTGCTGAGTCCCGTGCTGCGACTGGTATCGGTGCGCCAGATGGGAAGCGGGATGGCGGAACTACGCTATGAGGTGGCGGGAAAAACGGGAGAGGATGATACGCTCACAACGCCATGA
- a CDS encoding DMT family transporter, giving the protein MHLKNDDSFDRRSISWMLASVVLFATNTLTIRAVALHFPGADGWVAMLFRGTVGIAVVFALFGFGRGLNPMRLFKGRLIVTRGIVGALSTVAFYITVIKLGAGRAVIINLTYPIFASIIAAVWLKEHLNRAAMAWMLVGFCGLVVFLSDNGRLGAPAPYDWLALAGAVGSGWVIVIIRRLRHEEHPATIYASQAVYSIAIAAPAVVKLPVLPAAAWVGLAAGAVIVTFAQLIMTRAYQFMSVSRGSSLQMLLPLTTAVGSFLIFGERFHAIQMAGGALTLLATWRVVMAR; this is encoded by the coding sequence ATGCACTTGAAAAACGATGACTCCTTCGACCGCCGCAGCATCTCATGGATGCTCGCGTCCGTCGTCCTTTTCGCGACGAACACCCTGACGATCCGCGCCGTCGCCCTCCACTTCCCCGGGGCGGACGGCTGGGTGGCCATGCTGTTCCGTGGCACGGTGGGCATCGCGGTGGTGTTCGCTCTTTTCGGATTCGGCCGCGGGTTGAATCCGATGCGGCTGTTCAAGGGCAGGCTCATCGTCACGCGGGGCATCGTCGGCGCGCTCAGCACGGTCGCGTTCTATATCACCGTCATCAAGCTGGGAGCGGGAAGGGCCGTCATCATCAATCTCACCTACCCGATCTTCGCCAGCATCATCGCCGCGGTCTGGCTGAAGGAACATCTCAACCGCGCCGCGATGGCATGGATGCTCGTCGGCTTCTGCGGACTGGTCGTTTTCCTGAGTGACAACGGCCGCCTGGGCGCTCCCGCGCCATACGATTGGCTGGCGCTGGCGGGAGCGGTCGGCTCCGGGTGGGTCATCGTGATCATCCGGCGGCTGCGCCATGAGGAGCACCCGGCGACGATCTATGCCTCGCAGGCCGTTTACAGCATCGCCATCGCCGCACCCGCCGTGGTGAAGCTCCCCGTCCTGCCCGCGGCGGCCTGGGTGGGACTGGCGGCAGGGGCGGTCATCGTCACCTTCGCCCAGCTCATCATGACACGGGCCTATCAGTTCATGTCGGTATCCCGGGGATCATCGTTGCAGATGCTGCTGCCACTGACGACGGCGGTGGGAAGCTTCCTCATCTTCGGCGAGCGGTTCCATGCCATCCAGATGGCGGGCGGCGCGCTCACGCTGCTGGCCACGTGGCGGGTGGTGATGGCGCGGTGA
- a CDS encoding GNAT family N-acetyltransferase, which translates to MTIRRYLLGDEHDVWDVYFRATHESNSRDCHQDLLHRWAPADQDMGEWRERCILKSPFLAMVDDRIVGLAELEKDGFVDYFYVSPDFQGQGIGSGLLVRLEEEARGMGLPRLTAEVSLTAKDFFESRGFVVTEARMNLIIGHPAPNFAMTKEL; encoded by the coding sequence ATGACGATCCGACGCTACCTGCTTGGGGACGAGCATGACGTGTGGGATGTCTATTTCCGGGCGACTCACGAATCGAATTCCCGCGACTGCCATCAGGACCTGCTTCACCGGTGGGCTCCTGCCGATCAGGACATGGGGGAGTGGCGCGAGCGCTGCATCCTGAAAAGTCCGTTCCTCGCGATGGTGGACGACCGTATCGTGGGATTGGCGGAACTGGAGAAAGATGGGTTCGTGGATTATTTTTATGTGAGCCCTGATTTCCAAGGACAGGGGATCGGTTCCGGATTGCTTGTCAGGCTGGAAGAAGAGGCTCGGGGAATGGGATTGCCGCGACTCACCGCGGAGGTGAGCCTGACGGCGAAGGACTTTTTCGAGTCGAGGGGTTTCGTGGTTACGGAAGCGAGAATGAACCTGATCATCGGGCACCCTGCTCCGAATTTCGCGATGACAAAGGAGCTTTGA
- a CDS encoding Fur family transcriptional regulator gives MNPVVKETIERCRQAGLRRTKALEELISTLLESARPMTLTELATSKRLTEQCDKATVFRLLQRLAEHSVVRRLGLHERAAYFTLLVPGKHSDYLICTSCGSIEPIKAPCPVHQLEDEIREKTGFRNLYHELEFFGVCPKCA, from the coding sequence ATGAATCCCGTCGTCAAGGAAACCATCGAGCGCTGCCGCCAGGCGGGACTCCGCCGCACCAAGGCGCTGGAGGAACTCATCAGCACGTTGCTGGAAAGCGCGCGGCCGATGACGCTCACCGAACTTGCAACCTCCAAGCGCCTCACCGAGCAATGCGACAAGGCCACCGTTTTCCGCCTGCTGCAGCGGCTCGCCGAGCACAGCGTGGTCCGCCGCCTGGGCCTCCACGAGCGGGCGGCCTACTTCACCCTGCTTGTTCCGGGAAAACACAGCGACTACCTGATTTGCACGAGTTGCGGCAGCATCGAGCCGATCAAGGCCCCCTGCCCCGTGCACCAGTTGGAGGATGAGATCCGCGAGAAAACCGGTTTCCGGAATCTCTACCACGAGTTGGAATTCTTCGGCGTGTGTCCGAAGTGCGCCTGA
- a CDS encoding autotransporter-associated beta strand repeat-containing protein encodes MKPNRSNPLHLRILAAGFTSLIVLSGSAPAADVFKANNPLNLNQTSSWVSGSLPTAADVAVWDNTVTGAMNPGLGADASWLGIKVLNPTGLVSIGTGTSALTLGASGINMAAATENLVLAPGTLNLTTNQTWNVAAGREIRLAGISPGLANSNVDGTGVVTVQGGGTVDANQGTAAGTGLAGFSGKWIIENNTTLRGTGTGALAWGTSTAADTITLKGGTLAVGGLSGTDASYTWPQPISLADATTSRISGQNTAVGATARELILTGAITGTGNLNFGKTQTGGQVFVLNNLSNTAGVRNNVMGTGTITVTGVTLQPRAAGTNNVIIHNNNIKLVGGTLISDDAQQTFAGTITLEGVNNVQARWNDKPVTFTGALVDGTAPGSLTLLGGITKLHGVNSYTGWTTQDGGQLSVTPDTVGATSSIASLRTRSDVLLGNNVLFNITSGTLLQRMTNGFWIKASGTGAVGRLTSSSGTLNLSSVDANWVTTTGILTGADHQIQTPIVDFNGSTPLLLTKSGVNNVALTTANTHTGGTTVNAGRVQANNAASFGTGTVTVASGGQAWLNAIGGTYTNNFTITGAGPTETLTTPVAGDTNYGAIRFNNNTISGNVTVGTGGARITGVSAGGTITGTLTGSEPLEINSTDAAAANANGTVTLAGNASGYTGTVTVSRGGLTIGGAFGGSVVKNSGTTLTVNGTHAGAHTHTTGILQGTGTFSTGLTLNGATPADVLNIVPGALHVTGGLTLSGTTTVRASGLGGNIPVIHYTGALTGTSANLFLENAASFRPGTQFNTSVPGIITLDVVGVPITWTGSINRDWNTTVSNWDKSGSPDKYFQSDIVTFNDAGSGTINIIGNIAPRSITINNTGSNHYTFSGDANNLISGTTGITKTGDANLTLTSSNSFLGAVSLGSGTDSGGLSTFAARQVYSGGTTISGNGTVLDLTAGGGAGGVIRGTVNITNGGILRLTTGDATGYSGGSDSITVMNISNGGALEINNGANNQTFGNMAITMKGGNITKGEGAAAYNGSFDMFNGSASITTLASPDTSIIESGVNIGLRQPNTVITTAAGTTSTGIDLQINGSINNSPISFANPNLTKEGPGTLCLNNYAVSGIGNSTVYTGTTTINAGTLMVGDGGTNGIIGTGPIVDNGTLAFNRSDDLAPANVITGTGALVQQGTGVLTLTGGGTRSGDTVVNAGRLNIGATPFTASTFRVNAGGTLGTNVAPANSTGTIAGLSFNGGTASLRVNSTTSDKLAVTATNGFSVASPSSISLIPSGNLQLNDVIPLIDYEGAIGGASGFAGLSIVASGNPHLAFTLQNNLVDTRVEAKVTAADTLVWAGNVDGFWDEEATPNWKTSSNGSSSKFYDFDRVRFTDAAGAANTTVTLAGEIIPNTVEFDSTFDYLLEGEGIHGVATLVKNNTGKTTLNNPNTYTGPTTINAGTLELGDQGDLGATAITNNSILVYNRTDAPVFDQVISGTGQLVKRGTGSVTLDGASTFSGPVLVEEGTLIVGNGTPLGGVASGVTVANGAELNINGKTLPVGETVSFAGIGTAGGNGFSLKGGGLIQGTVNLSGDATVGDLGTGTLNFGTGGAPVNITGAHTLTKAGADKVWYRAPENGAGNTLGALVINGGTFGIEANDNGLNGVPVTVNAGGIFAAWAKADGLTPSSQNNAITLNGGAVGADFSGVTWTGPVTLTADSGLGAAGSGMNFTISGVISQTGGSFGLTKTETSTATLTAINTYTGNTTVNAGGINLADNAGLKFVIGANGVNNKITGAGTAIIDGDFTLDLTGAATANGNSWTLVDTATKTFGSTFTIQGLTESGDVHTGVIGGNVWTFTEATGVLSVATSSGGYNSWVANYPTLPVNQRGPNADYDADGLSNLLEYTLGGSPVLVDAASIAPTGTRSGSSFVVTFKRSDASEADTTQTVQYGSDLAGWTNVPIGASPGAGMVVITENAPTAELDTVTVTIPTSGNTKFFARLRVTQP; translated from the coding sequence ATGAAACCCAATCGTTCAAATCCATTGCATCTCCGTATCCTCGCCGCAGGCTTCACCTCGCTCATCGTGCTGAGCGGAAGCGCCCCAGCCGCGGATGTTTTCAAGGCCAACAATCCCCTCAACCTCAACCAGACTTCGAGCTGGGTGAGCGGATCCCTTCCAACCGCGGCGGACGTCGCCGTGTGGGACAACACGGTGACGGGAGCGATGAATCCCGGGTTGGGCGCGGATGCTTCCTGGCTCGGCATCAAGGTTCTCAACCCGACGGGACTTGTCAGCATCGGCACCGGTACGAGCGCGCTCACCCTGGGTGCCTCGGGCATCAACATGGCCGCCGCCACCGAAAATCTGGTTCTTGCTCCCGGGACTCTGAACCTTACGACGAACCAGACTTGGAACGTGGCGGCCGGCCGTGAGATCCGTCTGGCCGGCATCTCGCCCGGACTCGCCAATTCCAATGTGGATGGCACGGGAGTCGTCACGGTGCAGGGGGGTGGAACTGTGGACGCCAACCAGGGAACGGCCGCAGGAACGGGGCTGGCCGGATTCAGTGGCAAATGGATCATCGAGAACAACACCACCCTTCGCGGCACGGGAACCGGAGCCTTGGCATGGGGGACGAGCACCGCGGCGGACACCATCACCCTCAAGGGAGGGACGCTGGCGGTGGGCGGTCTTTCGGGAACCGACGCGAGTTACACCTGGCCGCAACCGATCTCGCTCGCGGATGCCACCACTTCAAGAATCAGTGGCCAGAATACCGCGGTTGGCGCCACCGCGCGTGAATTGATCCTGACAGGCGCCATCACAGGCACCGGCAATCTGAACTTTGGCAAAACACAAACCGGCGGCCAGGTTTTCGTCCTCAACAATCTCTCCAACACCGCAGGGGTGAGGAACAACGTGATGGGCACGGGAACCATCACCGTAACAGGTGTGACGCTTCAGCCGCGGGCGGCTGGAACCAACAACGTCATCATCCACAACAACAACATCAAGCTCGTCGGAGGCACGTTGATCAGTGACGATGCGCAACAAACCTTCGCCGGCACGATCACGCTCGAAGGTGTGAACAACGTACAGGCGCGTTGGAATGACAAGCCCGTTACCTTCACCGGAGCGCTTGTGGATGGAACCGCCCCCGGCAGCCTGACTTTACTCGGCGGCATCACCAAGCTTCATGGGGTCAATTCCTACACCGGATGGACCACCCAGGACGGCGGGCAGCTGAGCGTCACTCCCGACACGGTTGGCGCGACTTCGTCAATCGCCTCCCTCCGCACCCGGAGCGATGTATTGTTGGGAAACAACGTTCTTTTCAACATCACCTCGGGGACCTTGTTGCAGCGCATGACCAACGGTTTCTGGATCAAGGCGTCCGGAACCGGCGCGGTCGGCCGGCTCACCTCGAGCTCCGGCACCTTGAACCTTTCCTCGGTGGACGCCAACTGGGTCACCACCACCGGCATCCTCACCGGTGCGGACCACCAGATCCAGACTCCCATTGTTGATTTCAACGGCAGCACCCCTCTGTTGCTGACGAAAAGCGGTGTGAACAATGTCGCGCTCACCACGGCCAACACCCACACCGGTGGCACGACCGTCAACGCGGGACGGGTCCAGGCGAACAACGCGGCAAGCTTCGGCACGGGCACCGTCACCGTCGCGTCGGGCGGGCAGGCGTGGCTCAACGCCATCGGCGGAACCTACACCAACAATTTCACGATCACCGGCGCGGGTCCTACGGAAACCCTCACCACCCCGGTGGCCGGCGATACCAACTATGGAGCCATCCGTTTCAACAACAACACCATCAGCGGAAACGTCACCGTCGGCACGGGAGGCGCCCGCATCACCGGGGTGAGCGCGGGAGGCACCATCACCGGAACATTGACCGGATCGGAGCCCTTGGAAATCAACAGCACGGATGCCGCCGCGGCGAATGCGAACGGAACGGTGACGTTGGCGGGCAATGCCTCCGGCTACACCGGCACCGTCACCGTGAGCAGGGGCGGACTCACCATCGGGGGAGCCTTCGGCGGTTCCGTCGTGAAAAACAGCGGCACCACCCTGACGGTGAACGGAACCCATGCGGGAGCCCACACCCACACCACCGGCATCCTCCAGGGAACCGGCACATTCTCCACCGGCCTGACCCTGAATGGCGCGACGCCTGCGGACGTGCTCAACATCGTCCCCGGTGCGCTCCATGTCACAGGCGGACTCACCCTGTCCGGCACCACCACCGTCCGGGCCAGCGGCTTGGGAGGAAACATCCCTGTCATCCATTATACCGGAGCCCTCACCGGAACCTCCGCGAACCTCTTCCTTGAAAACGCCGCCAGTTTCCGTCCGGGAACGCAGTTCAACACCAGCGTTCCGGGAATCATCACCCTCGATGTCGTGGGTGTCCCGATCACCTGGACCGGCTCCATCAACCGCGATTGGAACACCACGGTCTCCAACTGGGACAAGAGCGGCAGCCCGGACAAATATTTCCAATCCGACATCGTCACCTTCAACGATGCTGGATCCGGCACGATCAACATCATCGGCAACATCGCCCCGCGCTCGATCACGATCAACAACACCGGCAGCAACCACTATACCTTCAGCGGCGATGCGAACAACCTCATCAGCGGAACCACCGGCATCACCAAGACCGGAGATGCGAATCTGACGCTGACCAGCAGCAACAGCTTCCTGGGAGCGGTTTCCCTCGGCAGCGGGACCGACAGCGGCGGGCTCAGCACCTTCGCCGCCCGGCAGGTGTACTCCGGCGGCACCACCATCAGTGGAAATGGCACGGTACTCGATCTCACCGCGGGCGGGGGAGCGGGCGGAGTCATCCGTGGAACGGTGAACATCACCAATGGCGGTATCCTTCGCCTGACCACCGGTGACGCCACCGGCTACAGCGGAGGCTCGGACAGCATCACCGTGATGAACATCAGCAACGGTGGCGCCCTGGAAATCAACAACGGGGCCAACAACCAGACCTTCGGGAACATGGCCATCACCATGAAGGGTGGCAACATCACCAAGGGAGAGGGGGCCGCCGCCTACAACGGCAGCTTCGACATGTTCAACGGCAGCGCCTCGATCACCACCCTCGCATCGCCGGACACGTCCATCATCGAGTCGGGGGTGAACATTGGTCTCCGCCAGCCCAACACGGTCATCACCACGGCCGCGGGGACGACCTCCACCGGCATCGATCTCCAGATCAACGGCAGCATCAACAATTCCCCCATCAGCTTCGCCAATCCGAATCTCACGAAGGAAGGTCCGGGGACGCTTTGCCTGAACAACTACGCGGTCTCCGGAATCGGAAACTCCACGGTTTACACCGGCACCACGACCATCAACGCCGGCACCCTTATGGTTGGCGACGGCGGAACCAACGGCATCATCGGCACGGGACCGATCGTCGACAACGGCACGCTCGCATTCAACCGCTCCGATGATCTCGCTCCGGCCAACGTCATCACCGGCACAGGCGCGCTGGTCCAGCAGGGCACCGGGGTGCTCACCCTCACCGGCGGAGGCACCCGCTCGGGTGACACCGTCGTGAATGCGGGTCGCCTCAACATCGGTGCCACACCGTTCACCGCGTCCACCTTCCGGGTGAACGCGGGGGGCACCCTGGGCACGAACGTCGCTCCCGCGAACAGCACAGGCACCATCGCCGGGCTCAGCTTCAACGGCGGAACCGCATCCCTGCGGGTGAATTCCACAACTTCCGACAAGCTGGCGGTCACCGCGACGAACGGCTTCAGCGTCGCCTCCCCGTCATCGATCTCGCTCATTCCCTCGGGCAATCTCCAGTTGAACGACGTCATTCCACTGATCGACTACGAAGGCGCGATCGGCGGAGCGAGCGGTTTCGCCGGGCTTTCCATCGTGGCCAGTGGAAATCCCCACCTTGCCTTCACCCTTCAGAACAACCTTGTGGATACCCGCGTGGAAGCGAAGGTCACCGCCGCGGACACGCTCGTCTGGGCCGGGAATGTGGACGGTTTTTGGGATGAGGAAGCCACCCCGAACTGGAAGACCTCCTCGAACGGATCGTCCAGCAAGTTCTACGACTTCGACAGGGTGAGGTTCACCGATGCCGCGGGTGCCGCCAACACCACGGTGACCCTGGCCGGAGAGATCATCCCGAACACCGTCGAGTTCGACTCGACATTCGACTACCTGCTGGAAGGGGAGGGCATCCATGGCGTCGCCACGTTGGTGAAAAACAACACCGGCAAGACGACGTTGAACAATCCCAACACCTATACCGGACCCACGACCATCAACGCGGGCACGCTGGAGCTGGGTGACCAGGGCGACCTGGGAGCCACCGCCATCACCAACAATTCGATCCTGGTTTACAACCGCACGGATGCCCCGGTTTTCGACCAGGTCATCTCCGGCACCGGCCAGCTCGTGAAGCGCGGGACCGGCAGCGTCACCCTGGATGGTGCAAGCACTTTCTCCGGCCCGGTTCTGGTGGAAGAGGGAACGCTCATTGTCGGAAACGGCACACCGCTCGGCGGTGTCGCGAGCGGTGTCACCGTGGCAAATGGCGCCGAGCTCAACATCAACGGCAAGACCCTGCCCGTGGGGGAAACGGTCTCCTTCGCCGGCATCGGGACTGCCGGTGGAAACGGATTCTCCCTCAAGGGAGGCGGCCTCATCCAAGGAACTGTGAACCTGTCGGGTGACGCCACGGTCGGCGATCTCGGAACCGGCACGCTCAATTTCGGAACGGGTGGCGCGCCCGTGAACATCACCGGTGCGCACACCCTGACCAAGGCGGGTGCCGACAAGGTCTGGTACCGGGCTCCGGAAAACGGTGCCGGAAACACGCTTGGAGCGCTGGTCATCAACGGCGGGACCTTCGGCATCGAGGCGAATGACAACGGACTCAACGGGGTGCCTGTCACGGTGAACGCGGGTGGCATCTTCGCCGCATGGGCCAAGGCGGACGGTCTCACTCCGTCCTCCCAGAACAACGCGATCACGCTGAATGGCGGTGCCGTCGGTGCGGATTTCAGCGGTGTGACGTGGACGGGGCCGGTCACCCTCACCGCGGACAGCGGTCTTGGAGCCGCGGGCTCCGGCATGAACTTCACCATCTCCGGTGTCATCTCGCAGACCGGCGGCTCGTTCGGCCTTACCAAGACCGAAACCAGCACGGCCACCCTGACCGCCATCAACACCTACACCGGAAACACCACCGTCAATGCCGGAGGCATCAACCTCGCCGACAATGCCGGACTCAAATTCGTCATCGGAGCGAATGGCGTGAACAACAAGATCACCGGAGCGGGGACCGCCATCATCGACGGGGACTTCACGCTTGATCTCACCGGGGCCGCCACCGCGAACGGAAACAGCTGGACCCTGGTGGACACCGCCACCAAGACCTTCGGTTCCACATTCACCATTCAGGGACTCACAGAAAGCGGCGACGTCCATACGGGTGTCATCGGAGGCAATGTCTGGACCTTCACGGAGGCCACGGGTGTGCTTTCGGTGGCGACATCCTCGGGTGGCTACAATTCATGGGTTGCCAACTACCCGACGCTGCCCGTCAACCAACGCGGACCCAACGCCGATTACGATGCGGACGGACTGAGCAATCTGCTTGAATACACCCTCGGTGGCAGTCCGGTGCTCGTGGATGCCGCATCCATCGCTCCGACGGGAACCCGCAGTGGCTCGAGTTTTGTCGTCACCTTCAAACGTAGCGACGCTTCCGAGGCGGACACCACCCAGACCGTACAATACGGAAGCGATCTCGCGGGCTGGACGAATGTTCCGATCGGCGCATCACCGGGAGCGGGCATGGTGGTGATCACCGAAAACGCCCCGACCGCCGAATTGGATACCGTCACCGTCACCATCCCGACATCCGGCAACACCAAGTTCTTCGCCCGCCTCCGGGTGACGCAACCCTGA
- a CDS encoding phosphoenolpyruvate carboxylase has protein sequence MTDTASNSTREQLRLEGFDLIDERLQYLLGCLEDALVSTGETELLPYLPWSGRVPDISAAPEGLPQLYSIGFQLLNMVEERVAAEIRREREKALGAESIRGLWPQALRDLKGMGLTPEQILAVLKDVQVEPVLTAHPTEAKRSSIRERHRALYGEMVRNEFPKYTERERRRIRERVVTTLETLWRTAEIHLVRPDITSELRNATHYLRDLFPAAINRLDLHFTEAWRDAGLPLEMLRSAGNIPRLIFGTWIGGDRDGHPLVTPEVTEKTLKELRHSAFKLLERELAELSTQLTLSRYLTPVPGELQARIDHLAKTVESPEAVKEILHRHEEEPWRQLALLMALRLREQIKGKPGYRNTACLTDDLNLLSRTLAGAGCHMLEEDAIRPIRHKLEMFGFHLATLDIRQNSEFHDKAISQLLTAAGVEDGENYASWPEERRLDFLNTELLSTRPFIHNDLRVGTEADDVLDTYRVLVRHRKHWGTNGVGALIVSMTRKLSDLLGVYLLAREAGLVDLTPEGLVCPLQVVPLFETMDDLDRSPGILKAFLEHPLTRRSPADGNQQVMLGYSDSNKDCGILAAQFALQRAQTALTQVGRDSGVNLCFFHGRGGTISRGAGPTHWFMAALPNGAMSGGFRMTEQGETIAQKYANLANATYNLELLLAGAAVTTAHHRHLPPVEDPCQAFMARLGDTSQAAYQNFLKAEGFIEFYRQATVIDALENSRIGSRPARRTGKKGFSISDLRAIPWVFSWTQARFYLPGWFGVGSGLEKLKQESPGDFAKFKEALPHSTFMSYVLTNVETNLASANLELMSDYAGLVEDVELRDRFLGMILTEFEKTKTLLAELFDGDMKTRRPRMAKTLDIREAPLRVLHQQQIALLREWRGHVAAENSTEADALLPKLLLSINAIASGLRTTG, from the coding sequence ATGACTGATACCGCCAGCAACTCCACCCGCGAACAACTCCGGCTCGAAGGATTCGACCTCATCGACGAGCGCCTGCAATACCTGCTGGGTTGCCTGGAGGATGCCTTGGTGAGCACGGGAGAGACGGAATTGCTGCCCTATCTGCCGTGGTCGGGCCGCGTTCCGGACATCTCTGCCGCACCGGAAGGACTGCCGCAGCTTTATTCGATCGGTTTCCAGTTGCTCAACATGGTTGAGGAACGCGTGGCCGCCGAGATCCGCCGGGAGCGGGAAAAAGCGCTGGGCGCGGAGTCCATCCGGGGCCTGTGGCCGCAGGCGCTGCGCGATCTGAAGGGGATGGGTCTCACTCCGGAGCAGATTCTCGCCGTTCTGAAGGACGTGCAGGTGGAACCGGTCCTCACCGCCCACCCGACCGAGGCGAAGCGCTCCAGCATCCGCGAGCGCCACCGCGCCTTGTATGGCGAAATGGTGCGGAATGAGTTTCCCAAATATACGGAGCGCGAGCGACGCCGCATCCGCGAGCGGGTGGTGACGACGCTGGAAACCTTGTGGCGCACCGCGGAGATCCACCTGGTCCGCCCGGACATCACCAGCGAATTGCGGAATGCGACGCACTACCTGCGCGACCTTTTCCCCGCGGCGATCAACCGGCTCGACCTGCATTTCACCGAAGCCTGGCGGGATGCCGGGCTGCCGCTGGAAATGTTGCGCTCGGCGGGCAACATCCCGCGCCTGATCTTCGGCACCTGGATCGGCGGCGACCGCGACGGGCATCCGCTGGTGACTCCCGAGGTGACGGAAAAAACCCTGAAGGAACTGCGGCACTCGGCTTTCAAATTGTTGGAACGCGAGTTGGCGGAACTTTCCACGCAGCTCACGCTGTCCCGTTACCTCACCCCGGTTCCTGGCGAACTCCAGGCCCGCATCGACCATCTTGCGAAAACGGTGGAATCCCCCGAGGCAGTGAAGGAAATCCTCCACCGCCACGAAGAGGAGCCGTGGAGGCAGCTCGCCCTGCTGATGGCCCTGCGCCTGCGCGAGCAGATCAAGGGCAAGCCGGGCTATCGCAACACCGCGTGCCTGACGGACGATCTGAACCTGCTGTCCCGCACCCTCGCCGGAGCGGGGTGCCACATGCTGGAGGAGGATGCCATCCGTCCCATCCGTCACAAGCTGGAGATGTTCGGCTTCCATCTGGCGACGCTGGACATCCGCCAGAACTCGGAATTCCACGACAAGGCGATCAGCCAGTTGCTGACCGCCGCCGGAGTGGAGGACGGGGAGAACTACGCGAGCTGGCCCGAGGAGCGTCGGCTGGATTTCCTCAATACCGAACTGCTCTCCACCCGGCCGTTCATCCATAACGACCTGCGCGTGGGCACCGAAGCGGACGATGTGCTGGACACCTACCGGGTGCTGGTAAGGCACCGCAAACACTGGGGAACAAACGGGGTGGGAGCACTCATCGTCTCCATGACCCGCAAGCTCTCCGATCTGCTCGGAGTTTATCTGCTGGCGCGGGAGGCGGGCCTTGTCGATCTGACGCCCGAGGGGCTGGTGTGTCCGCTGCAGGTCGTGCCGCTCTTCGAGACGATGGATGATCTGGACCGCTCGCCGGGAATCCTCAAGGCATTCCTGGAACATCCCCTCACCCGCCGTTCACCGGCGGACGGGAACCAGCAGGTGATGCTCGGCTACTCGGATTCCAACAAGGACTGTGGAATCCTGGCGGCCCAGTTCGCGCTTCAACGCGCGCAGACAGCCCTCACCCAGGTAGGTCGGGACAGCGGGGTGAACCTGTGCTTTTTCCACGGCCGGGGCGGCACGATCTCCCGTGGAGCGGGGCCCACGCACTGGTTCATGGCCGCGCTGCCGAACGGAGCGATGAGCGGCGGCTTCCGCATGACCGAACAGGGTGAGACCATCGCCCAGAAGTATGCGAACCTCGCAAACGCGACTTACAATTTGGAACTTCTTCTCGCCGGTGCGGCGGTGACGACGGCGCATCATCGTCACCTGCCCCCGGTGGAAGACCCGTGCCAGGCGTTCATGGCACGGCTCGGCGATACCAGCCAGGCGGCGTACCAGAATTTCCTCAAGGCGGAGGGATTCATCGAATTCTACCGTCAGGCGACGGTGATCGACGCTCTGGAAAACTCGCGCATCGGTTCCCGCCCCGCCCGACGGACTGGCAAGAAGGGATTTTCCATCAGCGATCTCCGCGCCATTCCATGGGTGTTCTCATGGACGCAGGCGCGGTTTTATCTGCCCGGTTGGTTCGGGGTCGGGAGCGGTCTGGAGAAACTGAAGCAGGAATCGCCCGGGGACTTCGCGAAATTCAAGGAGGCCCTGCCACATTCCACCTTCATGAGTTATGTGCTGACCAACGTGGAAACGAACCTCGCGTCGGCGAATCTGGAACTCATGAGCGACTATGCCGGCCTCGTGGAAGATGTGGAGCTCCGGGACAGGTTCCTGGGAATGATCCTCACCGAGTTTGAAAAAACAAAGACCCTGCTGGCGGAGCTTTTCGATGGGGACATGAAAACACGCCGTCCCCGGATGGCGAAGACCCTGGACATCCGCGAAGCCCCGCTGCGCGTGCTCCACCAGCAGCAGATCGCGCTTCTGCGCGAGTGGCGCGGTCATGTGGCGGCGGAAAATTCCACCGAGGCGGACGCTCTGCTGCCGAAGCTGCTGCTGTCCATCAATGCGATCGCTTCCGGCCTGAGAACCACGGGTTGA